The segment ACAGCAAAATCTAACTGTTTGATTTTGAAGCattttcccattcattcccaCATGTTTACTCttttccatttaattttttttccctttcatttcctTTAGCATTGAGACAGTTTTTTGTTTTCcctcgctttccttggattctctACTTTGGCACCATATTTTTGTCTAACAGCAGAAGTTATCATTCATAGGTTAAAGGGGCAGAAGTAAACCATTTGGCTTACACAGTTTCAGGTTGATTAGTTCAGGCTATGAAGTATTGTTACTGTTGCCATACAGGGAGTCATTAATCTTTTATGTTTTCAGGTGTTTCTGGAAGTCTAATACGATTGATAACAAACTATATTCGCCTAAGCTCTCGCCCGCAGTGGGCTCTGTATCAGTACCATGTGGATTATAATCCTCAAATGGAATCAAGGCGTTTGCGAACAGTACTATTGTTTATGCATGACAAAATTCTTGGTACAACTCGTGTATTTGATGGTTCAATCTTATTCCTGCCTAAAAAACTGGAAAAGAAAGTAAGTTAAATGTTGAGTATTCATGACATTTTATGGAAATGTAATTATTGTTGAAAAttataatgaaaagaaaaacaatgggTTGATGTTTTCTTCCTGTGATCAACAGCCAGAGATTGAATTGTAATataaaggaacaaaaacaaattactgtagaaactcaacaggtctggcagaatctgtggagagaaaagtcaATATTGAGGTCCAGTAACTGTTTGgctttttctctacagatgcagTAGGTAGATTGTTGGTCTCGggggaattgagggatatggagagcAAGTGGGAAAGTGGTTATGAAGCCCAAGATTAACCATGATTTTGTTGAAGGTTGTGGCAGTTTTGACTGGCTGTATAGTCTGCTTCATCTCTTGTGGAAAtatagtcactgttgcaatgtaagAAATatcaatgttcagtagcagcattgtatAGCATCAGCAAGATATGCTGCAGCAACTTGGCAAGTCTCCTTTTGTCATTTTCCAATTTGCATCCTTTGCCATCTTGAATGACAAAGAAAGCAGATGTGTGGAAATGCTACAAATtcgtttctctccaagccactcacaatatGGTCGTGaacttcagtgtcgctgggtcaaaatgttGGATATCGCTTCCTTAAGAGCATTATGGATGTGGCTACATGgacagcaatggttcaagaagacagttcaccattACTTTCTTCAAGGCAAttctgatgggcaataaatgctggcctaaccaacaGAGCACTTATTCTGTGAAAGAATAATAAGAAAGGCAGCTAATTTAGGTATAGCAAGCTATGGGCCTCGTGTagaaaagtgggactaatgtagactgTGCTGTATTTCTTACTGtagagtctgtgcttctgtgacTGTGTggttgtggaaggtcaatcattgaacagtttaagataggaattgatgggtttacTGAACAGGCTATTTTTATGctgttgactgagggataaatattgggtgGAACAGCCTGGGTGACTACCCTTCTTTTCAAAATAGTGGCATGGAATCTTCCTGTATTCACTTGCAAGAGTGAATGTGACTTCCATTTGATGATTCTTCCTACggtatagttctccctcagttctgatAGGATTATCATTGTGAGCTTGTTTACTAGTGCATTGACTTTCCAATGCAAGCTGCTGAGTCCCAGGACCGACGTTCATTCAGAAACCATTGGAAAAATGGCTTTTCAAACTTTGAAGGTATTACTTCCTATAACAATAAGGATGAACTTGGTgttaaacatgaaaaaaaattgagttttAATAAAACTTGTCATCTGTTCTTTAATTGTAAGGTCACTGAACTACTGAGCCAGACACGTGATGGCCAGAATGTGAAGGTAACAGTTACTTTGACCAATGAATTGCCTCCAACATCTCCAACATGCCTTCAGTTTTACAATATTGTGTTCAGAAGGTAAGCAGTTGAAAGTGTCTTTGACCTGGAAACTATTTAGGACTGTGGGGACTAAAGTATCTCACTCCAGTTGAACCAGTACAGGCATGAGTAGGATAGTTCCCTGTGGTTGCAATACGTGAATCTGGGACTTAATTACACTTTCAAATTGAAGTGAGTGTCCTCCCTTTGGGATTTAAGTATTATCATTTTGGTAcaccactgttttccaagtgttcaAGTATAGCCTGAGGAGTGCTCCAGTTACTTGAGAGGGCTTGGATCAAAAGTGGAGTTTGCACTAATTTTGTGCAAAACAAACTTCTACTTAGAGTATTCTATTTATAAGACACAAGTTATGATATGTCTTCACAGCTTGTCAGATAACcggctgatttaaaaaaaaatcaaatgagcTGGATTGATCTTGTGATGTTTTATAATTGAGATTTAAATAATTAGAAGCTTATCTAATCTTGCAGGAAGTGTGCCTCGACAAGAAAACTGAAGCTGGAGTCTGTTAGAAATTTACAGTTTGGttaatttgatttaaaattcTTTTTGTACTTGCTGTTTTACACAGATTCTATTGAGTTGTCATTTCAAAACTCACTTCTCGTTCCTTAACAAAATTTATGAAATTCTTTGcaggcttttaaagatgatgtCCTTGCAGCAAATTGGCCGAAACTATTACAACCCTCAGGATCCCATTATGATTCCACAACACCGGTATGCAAAAGTAACACAGTTGCAAAAGTAGTCCTCCAATGTATTATGCTCATTAATCTTCCCTTTTACTGGGTGAGTTGAGATTGTGTAGTcttcagttgcagcagtgttaGAAGTAAAAGATATGAGTTAGGTTGTTCAGACATTCAGTAAttccaaatacttttttttttattgctgcTTGTGAATCTATATAATCTTTTTTTCAAACCAATCTATAATCAAACCTTGCATCAGGATAGAATTGCAGATTAAAAGCCTGTCTGTTATTGCTACAGCTAGAAGAATTGAGAAACGTATGGGAATTACATTCAGATGTAACTAACTAAAATCAAACTAAATTTCACAAGGGAATAAAGTATCAGAAATTTTACAACCGTGGTGAATATTGTGGTATTTTCCACTACTACAGAATCATGGTTTGGCCAGGATACACCACTTCAATTCTGCAGTACGAGAACAGTGTCATGTTATGTGCAGATGTCAGTCACAAGATTCTACGTAGCGAAACTGTACTTGATGTGATGTATCAATTATATGAGCAGTTTGGTGAACACCGGTTTCAGGAGGCCTGCTCAAAGGAGCTAATCGGAGTCATAGTTCTTACCAGGTAAGATCCGGATTGTGTTAATGAGGGTATCTGGGTGCTTTACTTCACATCAGTGTCGTGCAGTACCATATTTGTCTTTGCTTTGGGCTGTTTCTTCTTTCTGCTAGCTTTTAGATTTAAGCATATTTTTATGATCTTGTAAGAAATGGTGTGATTCTATTTTCTAAATATGGGGTTGGATTTCAAGCTGGTGCCATATGGGTATACTTTTACTTTGGGAAAAAAATAGACAAGGCCATAGTGCTTCTGTGACCTAATTCAGTATGTGTTAGAGCAAATGGCTTTCAAGCCCCTTGGATCCATGCTGTGGGGTTTATGACTAAGaataaacatttcaaaggcaGTAGCTTGCTTTTGGTTTAGAATAATCAAGGATTGACTTTAGTTTGGAAACGCCCAGGATTTGAAGCTTTTAAGACCGTTTTGAAAAAGAACGGTCGTGAGCAcaatatttttaatcattcaAAGGATAAGCATGTCACTGGtgaggttagcatttattgcccatccttaattgcctaattaagagtcaatcacattgcggtgggtctggagtcacatataggccagactggtTAAAGGtggtagtttccttcctgaaaggggcattagtgaaccaagtgggttCTTCCAACAAGTGCAATAGTTTCATAGTCACCTTTTAGAatcttaattcctgatatttgttgaattcaaattcccctgTCTGccacagtgagatttgaacccaggtccgcagaacattacctgggtctctgggaattaacagtccagtgatgataTCACTAGGCCTCCCCATATATTCCACACTTGCAAGAAACCGTAGGCCAGTTCAGGAGAGCTTGTTACCGCGGTGTGAAAGTTTAACTGGTGAAACTTCCAGAAATTGACAGATTATTAAGCAACTAACGAAGGCTTTCAGTTTTGAGTATTCGTGTAAGGAAGACTCCACAGAACTGGGAAAGAAGCAGTTAAGTCAAACCTAAAGAGTTGATAGAAGGTCTTTTTTTCAAAACTTGAAGCACTAATTGATGGTGTTGGGGAATAGATGAGACTGGCTGTAGTTTTAAGATCTTTTATCAGTGTTTCTATATTTAAATagcttgttttgttttcctctgtgTAATAAATGGAGATTTCCTTTATAAGGAAACAGTCTTTTGTACATGTCATGTGTTGAATGACCACcataataaataaaaacaaaatctatcgAACCACATTTCATTCTGGGGTCTGACTTGGCCAGTAGTAAATTCCACTTAGATCACAGTAATGTATTCATTCATCAACTCATTCAGTCATCATGGTGACTCCTAGGTACAACAACAAGACTTACCGAATTGATGACATTGATTGGGTTCAAAATCCACGAAACACCTTTAAAAAAGCAGATGGATCTCAAATCAGCTACATAGAATATTACAAGAAGGTACAACCATGTTGCATTAatcttcagtttaaaaaaaaagttctgataTGTCAATTTCTTTAATTTTTGACCAATATGTTGAAAGGTTAGGAATGTGAGAGAATTTGAGttacacctttttttttaattttttcataGCAATATAGTACAGACATCACTGATCTGAACCAGCCAGTGCTTGTCAGTCAGCCCAAAAGACAAGGACCTGGAGGTACTACTATAGGACCCATCTGCCTCATTCCAGAGCTCTGCTATCTTACAGGTAATAGGAATTGAAAAGATGGGCTAATTTGGGGCGATATGTAATAATTATTTTGTGTGCATAACTCAGTTTGAAAGCATATTCCATGTCAAAGAGTGCGTCTTGTTGATAATGTCACATTCTGGTGGCATGGCAGTGCCTTTGAAATAATTCATTACCTTCAAGTCACTGAAGCATGGTTTTTGAGATTGGCTAACTATACCAAAGAGAGTTAAACCTGCGACCTTTTCCCTATTTAGTTTCCACATTTCTCATTCTGGAAGCCGCTAGGAGGAGATGTAAATGTTGTAAACTAGACTTTTACAGTTGTAACTTAGCATTTAACCATAATTGTCAGCACATGCTGTAAAATATTGTATAGATTTGTTTCATTGGTTGTGAATTGAAGTATGCTGGCCCAAGGGACATCTAGTTTGTCTGCTGAATATTTGATCTGTACTGAAATTAGGTCTTGGTGTGAAAAGATGATTTGCTGCGATAGCTGCACTTTCAAAATGCATAATAAGCTTCAGAGTGCAGCTTGTGAATGTAGAACTGTGTGTCAAAATCATCATTAAAATGTGGCTCCGTCCTTCTCGTGCCCTTGTTTGGGTTTAATTCATATAGCATGAAGTAGCAGCTGCACTTGATTCAGCAGCGGCATTCAGTATCAATATTTTGGCTGATCCTCAGTGTTGCCTTCCATGGCAGCACTTGCCTCTGAGTAAGCAAGGTTCTGTCGCATACCAGGTTCTAAGGACAAAATAATCAGTGAAACTGCAATGCTGAGAGGATACTGCACTAGTGGAGATGCAGTACTTCAAAAAGCAGTGTTTAAGCAAAGGCTGACAGCCTCCTCTGGTAAATAATTTCATTGAAGAAGAGCAA is part of the Chiloscyllium plagiosum isolate BGI_BamShark_2017 unplaced genomic scaffold, ASM401019v2 scaf_6955, whole genome shotgun sequence genome and harbors:
- the LOC122546934 gene encoding piwi-like protein 1, with amino-acid sequence APAPEPAPTRPVSTGESELLGRGRQRGPSGAVGRKDVVEVISAGFKEMSLAERGGRRRDFHDFGVNTRKAMEHVKESKTGVSGSLIRLITNYIRLSSRPQWALYQYHVDYNPQMESRRLRTVLLFMHDKILGTTRVFDGSILFLPKKLEKKVTELLSQTRDGQNVKVTVTLTNELPPTSPTCLQFYNIVFRRLLKMMSLQQIGRNYYNPQDPIMIPQHRIMVWPGYTTSILQYENSVMLCADVSHKILRSETVLDVMYQLYEQFGEHRFQEACSKELIGVIVLTRYNNKTYRIDDIDWVQNPRNTFKKADGSQISYIEYYKKQYSTDITDLNQPVLVSQPKRQGPGGTTIGPICLIPELCYLTGMTDKIRSDFNVMRDLSVHTRLTPKQREQRLCRFMDYIQKDDNVQKELSDWGLQFDTELHSLSGRVVPSEKIHQGGKMFDYNPQAAEWSRETRGAYLINPIPLENWVLIFTRRNVDVARSLFQTLGKVVNAMGIRMEKPLM